From a region of the Dictyostelium discoideum AX4 chromosome 2 chromosome, whole genome shotgun sequence genome:
- the trappc10-1 gene encoding trafficking protein particle complex subunit 10: MSNVSPNSMNLNGSTSSTASVNDSGGGGGGGNVTSPTLSSSSASSISNSNSSSSNNLKPSTQPLSSSSTLNTPTQFSLQHSSSSSSLNNTNIDIIEHITISYQDESSIWKYIEAELPNHLPLKNISWKTKTGHTKVVEKMPIEILQYNDERVKAHYDNQNLYKKPYLYLYLVHCDDPDTYKNVVRAKIKQWVTQMTERQQEWLIVYVSLGPKRFSELTSKLTRTVFDRIKNDFNVKRDRCCQLRFLDTNNTSSGNNKDKDNDNGGGSSGTGLSTSTKQQDDLWDDFLIKMKEGIISSAEQYLTTYEDEIRKMDAKRTTPGWSYQNFFFIKEGLALIYERAQLYEDALMQYFELEVLFGDPNNRSQFDQITDEVLQPNSIHCNGNILDTSFKNYRKLIYENKISLFDFKVYLFARQSKLLFLLQKPIEAATKSISFITSMSMIIKQYPNSFAPMFKESWIFSTSMELIKACQDSFDKIVNGAQQQQQQQQQQLQLQQQLQQQQQQQTINGSAQKVVKSISSTTPISKLFGAFGPFGSSSSNTPSSTSATTAANGKNTPMPSNSGIASLSAGGSTIIAGLSGSQSLNNLQSAQLSGALNTQHYIRTPSLNLTSDLSERLTEKQDRESLDFLVGDLLFSSAQRLEELAIIIGYLPVDDYNSEMFFQNVEEVIFKSVENKKIEVDSMTAFSYQPLQVSLQSSKQFTQLYFELLGQIEKLYIQSNRMRSISRLTFAIANLNFKLKEFQIAENLFKSISNLYSREHWSYIEYAVKTRLSYCQKQLGHLVDYVTTCVGLLAPGLLTNRFEKDHYLSEIIQISRKPELNIVQPMIPLFKCKVTFKETVYRYFETIKINVRIKSNLISPIRFNNGAVSFVKSGFGDKLVFQLNDFLVEPGVNNFQFTAVGTTKATFVKDSIWLKIDNLSFGYSLRNADTAIGGGGGGTNTTTTTLPGEIKVIDSESQITLESFANSPLLFYSIQYVGIKLHTHSDTIEAGVLTFTSPTGATIIPTSSVIIIQSDDKTCETSSRTINLINDKLPLSQIGYNQTLEFYLPLMAVNTDTCTHQIRIELQHQKQTKEKFSSSLVSSILFINPLTIDESVINVNNRLFLKTIIQCNSPNMIQFNSYSLEGCDSEYQSPEQQQLQQQLQQQQQLSLSSSSSSISSISSKSSQQPNLYYLVKDHNHSLAPNLNLYPGQLVSLIFEIKKYENESLSSSTSPSSATDSSNSNGNNNNNNNNNNHSKNDLKLKIKYTSKMPQQDLDRPLIRECKSLWRDQNEFSWPIKIELPTYLYQIDLSIQSRAYVGTIVLFEIEITNLKQQQQQQKESNNDNGNEKQQKQQQLQYHIVADSQIWMISGKSKHTFSFNSDTVGEKLKFSCGLIPISSGSLPIPKVTLVGINNSNISYPKTKNEKIFVYPSPQIYSCHQLQDNNNNNNNSINSQTSTNKT; this comes from the exons ATGTCTAATGTATCACCAAATTCTATGAATTTAAATGGATCAACATCATCGACAGCATCAGTTAATGATAGTGGAggcggtggtggtggtggcaaTGTAACATCTCCAacactatcatcatcatcagcatcatcaattagtaatagtaatagtagtagtagtaataatttaaaaccatCAACACAACCATTATCATCGTCATCTACTTTAAATACTCCAACACAATTTTCACTTCAAcattcttcttcatcatcttcattaaataatacaaatattgaTATAATTGAACATATTACAATTTCAT atcaAGATGAATCATCAATTTGGAAATATATTGAAGCAGAATTACCAAATCATTTACCGTTAAAGAATATATCATGGAAAACTAAAACAGGACATACAAAAGTAGTGGAGAAGATGCCAATTGAAATATTACAATATAATGATGAACGTGTAAAGGCACATTATGATAATCAAAATCTATACAAGAAACCATACCTCTATTTGTATTTGGTACATTGTGATGATCCTGATACCTATAAGAATGTTGTACGTgctaaaataaaacaatggGTAACTCAAATGACTGAACGTCAACAAGAGTGGTTAATAGTTTATGTTTCATTAGGTCCAAAAAGATTTAGCGAATTAACTTCAAAATTAACAAGAACTGTTTTcgatagaattaaaaatgatttcaatgTTAAACGAGATCGTTGTTGTCAATTAAGATTTTTAgatacaaataatacaagCAGCGgcaataataaagataaagataatgataatggtggtggtagtagtggaaCAGGTTTGTCAACAAGTACGAAACAACAAGATGATTTATGGGATGATTTtctaattaaaatgaaagaGGGTATAATTTCATCAGCAGAACAATATTTAACAACCTATGAAGatgaaattagaaaaatGGATGCAAAGAGGACAACACCAGGTTGGAGTTatcaaaacttttttttcataaaggAAGGTTTAGCATTAATCTATGAACGTGCTCAATTATATGAGGATGCATTAATGCaatattttgaattggaAGTACTTTTCGGTGATCCAAATAATAGGTCACAATTTGATCAAATCACTGATGAAGTTTTACAACCAAATAGTATTCATTGTAATGGTAACATTTTAGATACTtcctttaaaaattatagaaagttaatttatgaaaataaaattagtttatttgattttaaagtttatttatttgcaaGACAATCAAAA ttattatttttattacaaaaacCAATTGAAGCAGCAACgaaatcaatatcatttattACATCAATGTCAATgataattaaacaatatcCAAATTCATTTGCACCAATGTTTAAAGAATCATGGATATTCAGTACAAGTATGGAATTGATTAAAGCATGTCAAGATTCATTCGATAAGATTGTAAATGGtgctcaacaacaacaacagcaacagcaacaacaattacaacttcaacaacaattacaacaacaacaacagcaacaaacTATAAATGGTAGTGCACAAAAAGTTGTGAAATCAATTAGTTCAACTACACccatttcaaaattatttggtgCATTTGGACCTtttggtagtagtagtagtaatacaCCATCATCGACATCAGCAACTACAGCAGCAAATGGTAAAAATACACCAATGCCAAGTAATAGTGGTATAGCTTCATTAAGTGCAGGTGGATCAACGATTATAGCAGGTTTATCAGGTTCACAATCTTTAAACAATTTACAATCTGCACAATTATCAGGTGCTTTAAATACTCAACATTATATTCGTACAccttctttaaatttaacaagTGATCTCTCTGAAAGATTAACTGAAAAACAAGATAGAGAAAGTTTAGATTTTTTAGTtggtgatttattatttagttcAGCTCAAAGA TTAGAAGAATTGGCAATAATTATTGGATATTTACCAGTTGATGATTATAATAGTGAAATGTTCTTTCAAAATGTAGAAGAAGTTATATTTAAGAGTGTAGAGAATAAAAAGATTGAAGTTGATTCAATGACAGCATTTAGTTATCAGCCATTACAAGTCTCACTTCAATCATCGAAACAATTCACTCAACTTTATTTCGAATTGTTAGGTCAAATTGAGAAATTGTATATTCAATCTAATAGAATGAGAAGTATTAGTAGATTAACATTTGCAAttgcaaatttaaatttcaaattaaaagaatttcaaaTTGCAGAGAATCTtttcaaatcaatttcaaatcttTACTCTAGAGAACATTGGTCCTATATAGAATATGCCGTTAAAACTAGATTATCCTATTGTCAAAAGCAGTTGGGTCATTTAGTTGATTATGTAACAACTTGTGTTGGTTTATTAGCTCCTGGTTTATTAACAAATAGATTTGAAAAAGATCATTATTTATCtgaaattattcaaatttcTCGAAAACCTGAATTAAATA ttgttcAACCAATGataccattatttaaatgtaaaGTTACATTTAAAGAAACAGTTTATAGATATtttgaaacaattaaaatcaatgttAGAATAAAGAgtaatttaatatcaccaattagatttaataatggtgCAGTTAGTTTTGTAAAGAGTGGTTTCGGTGATAAATTagtatttcaattgaatgatTTCCTTGTTGAACCAGGTGTAAACAATTTCCAATTCACAGCAGTTGGTACAACTAAAGCAACCTTTGTTAAAGATTCAATTTggttaaaaattgataaccTTTCATTTGGTTATTCATTACGTAATGCTGATACAgctattggtggtggtggtggtggtacaaatacaacaacaactacattACCAGGTGAAATTAAAGTTATTGATAGTGAATCACAAATAACTTTAGAATCATTTGCAAATagtccattattattttatagtaTTCAATATGTTGGAATTAAATTACATACTCATTCCGATACGATTGAAGCGGGTGTATTAACATTCACTTCACCAACTGGTGCAACTATAATACCAACTTCATCAGTAATCATCATACAGAGTGACGATAAAACTTGTGAAACTTCCTCAAGaacaataaatttaattaatgataagTTACCATTATCTCAAATTGGTTATAATCAAACATTGGAATTCTATTTACCATTGATGGCTGTAAATACCGATACTTGCACTCATCAAATTAGAATCGAATTACAACATCAAAAACAAACCAAAGaaaaattttcatcatcattggtctcttcaattttattcattaatcCATTGACAATCGATGAATCTGTCattaatgtaaataatagattattcttaaaaactattatacAATGTAATTCTCCAAATATGATTCAATTTAATTCTTATTCTTTAGAAGGTTGTGATTCAGAATATCAATCAcctgaacaacaacaattacaacaacaattacaacaacagcagcaattatcattatcatcttcaagTTCATCAATCTCATCAATCTCTTCAAAATCTTCACAACAaccaaatttatattatttagtAAAAGATCATAATCATTCATTAgcaccaaatttaaatttataccCTGGCCAATtagtttcattaatttttgaaattaaaaagtatgaaaatgaatctttatcatcatcaacatcacctTCATCAGCAACtgatagtagtaatagtaatggaaacaataacaacaacaacaataacaacaaccatagtaaaaatgatttgaaattaaagataaaatataCAAGTAAAATGCCTCAACAAGATTTAGATAGACCATTAATTAGAGAATGTAAATCATTATGGAGAGATCAAAACGAATTTAGTTGGCCAATTAAAATCGAGCTTCCAACTTATCTTTATCAAATAGATCTATCAATTCAAAGTAGGGCTTATGTTGGTACAATAGttctttttgaaattgaaattacaaatttaaaacaacaacaacaacaacaaaaagaaagtaataatgataacggtaatgaaaaacaacaaaaacaacaacaattacaatatcATATAGTTGCTGATTCACAAATTTGGATGATATCTGGTAAGAGTAAACatacattttcatttaatagtGATACAGTTGGTGAAAAGCTTAAATTTAGTTGTGGTTTAATTCCAATCTCCTCTGGCTCATTACCAATTCCAAAAGTAACTTTAGTCGgtataaataattcaaatatttcttatccaaaaactaaaaatgaaaagataTTCGTTTATCCATCACCACAAATTTATTCATGTCATCAATtacaagataataataataataataataatagtattaatagtCAAACTAGTACAAACAAAACATAA
- the aslD-1 gene encoding hypothetical protein, translating to MKLSDPFDYENDLKYAESQPVSFWDDIAKKYIHWDKMYDKVYSGDEMYPDWFKGGELNTCYNVLDIQVQNPLKRDQDALIYECPFLKKTVKLTYYQLYEKVCEFSRVLLNLNISKNDNILIFMANTVEAPIAMLSCARIGATHCVLFDGYSTKSLIDRIEAVRPKVIITSNYGILNEEIITFTPNLIEAIEISTFKPDHVITHNRDLISSDAQLSIIETIPTVPSSLDWDLEINKIKENNQTPFYEYVTVESSHPLYIIYTSGTTGNSKGVVRSNGPHLVCFGYLWPSIVQKNTTFFSHTSIGWVSFHSFLYASLLHGCSFVMFEGGIVKPKHMEDDIWSIVEKHKVSAFLTLAKTIRYLNKVDPDAKQIHSKYDISSLKSIWNGGEVIEDSIPEYIENKLKSRPSIGYGQTETGYLYLFDYIKSKKNPYNTVGPPSPFVYPSILSEDGIELPVNQIGEIVFKLPLPPGFASTFYKNDEQFKKVLTKFPGYYSSGDLGYKDENGYYAIVSRADDQIKIGGNKVQLNTIETSILKHPNVIECCSIGIYNPDCYNKPIGLLTLKQQDSNVDLIQLKNEINSIITQDIDKFAQLTHIIIVEQLPKTKSGKIQRLIISKFLNDNNFKLPDHVFESQQIYTDIKNLYLNNL from the exons atgaaattaagtGATCCTTTTGATTATGAAAATGATCTAAAATATGCAGAATCCCAACCTGTTTCATTTTGGGATGACATTGCcaaaaaatatatacattg ggataAAATGTATGATAAAGTTTATAGTGGTGATGAAATGTATCCAGATTGGTTTAAAGGTGGTGAATTAAATACATGTTATAATGTTTTAGATATTCAAGTTCAAAATCCATTAAAAAGAGATCAAGACGCATTAATTTATGAATGtccatttttaaagaaaactGTTAAATTAacttattatcaattatatgAAAAAGTATGTGAATTTTCAAGagtacttttaaatttaaatatttcaaaaaatgataatattttaatatttatggCAAATACAGTTGAAGCACCAATTGCAATGTTATCATGTGCTCGTATTGGTGCAACTCATTGTGTACTATTCGATGGCTATTCAACAAAAAGTTTAATAGATAGAATTGAAGCTGTAAGACCAAAAGTTATTATTACCTCAAATTATGGTATTTTAAATGAGGAAATTATTACATTTacaccaaatttaattgaagcaATTGAAATATCAACTTTTAAACCAGATCATGTAATTACACATAATAGAGATTTAATTAGTTCCGATGCacaattatcaataattgaaACTATACCTACTGTACCATCTTCTTTGGATTGGGACTTGGaaatcaacaaaattaaagaaaacaaTCAAACACCATTCTATGAATATGTTACAGTAGAATCAAGTCATCCACTTTACATTATTTATACAAGTGGTACAACTGGTAATTCAAAAGGAGTTGTTAGAAGTAATGGTCCACATTTAGTTTGTTTTGGTTATCTTTGGCCATCAATTGTTCAAAAAAATACTACTTTCTTTTCTCATACTAGTATAGGATGGGTATCGTTTCATTCATTTTTGTATGCTTCATTATTACATGGATGTTCATTTGTGATGTTTGAAGGTGGAATTGTAAAACCAAAACATATGGAAGATGATATTTGGTCAATTGTTGAAAAGCATAAAGTTAGTGCATTTCTAACATTAGCAAAAACAAtaagatatttaaataaagttgaTCCAGATGCAAAACAAATACATTCAAAATATGATATTTCAagtttaaaatcaatttggAATGGTGGTGAAGTTATTGAAGATTCAATTCCAGAATATATTGAAAACAAACTAAAATCAAGACCATCTATTGGATATGGTCAAACTGAAACTggttatttgtatttattcGATTacataaaatcaaaaaaaaatccataCAACACAGTTGgtccaccatcaccatttgTCTACCCATCAATTTTATCAGAAGATGGTATTGAATTACCAGTGAATCAAATTGGTGAAATCGTATTcaaattaccattaccacctGGATTCGCTTcaacattttataaaaatgatgaacaatttaaaaaagttttaacaAAATTCCCAGGTTATTATAGTAGTGGTGATTTAGGTtataaagatgaaaatggATATTATGCTATCGTTTCAAGAGCAGatgatcaaattaaaattggtggtaataaaGTTCAATTAAACACAATTGAaacatcaattttaaaacatccAAATGTTATTGAATGTTGTTCAATTGGTATTTACAATCCAGATTGttataataaaccaattggtttattaactttaaaacaacaagatTCAAATGTCGacttaattcaattaaaaaatgaaattaatagtaTCATCACACAagatattgataaatttgctCAATTAACAcatataataattgttgaacAATTACCAAAAACTAAAAGTGGTAAAATCCAAAGATTAAtcatttctaaatttttaaatgataataattttaaattacctGATCATGTATTTGAAAGTCAACAAATATATacagatattaaaaatttatatttaaataatttataa
- the aslA-1 gene encoding hypothetical protein, translating into MYTLSQPFNYENDYKFSINTDPISFWDQVATKYVYWDKMYDKVYSGNEIYPDWFKGGELNTCYNLLDRQVQNPLKKDQVALIYECPYLKKTVKLTYYQLYEKVCEFSRVLLNLNVSKNDNVLIYMANTVEAPIAMLSCARIGATHCALFDGYSVKSLIDRIETITPKLIITTNLGVGLDEIVDITTNLKEAIELSTFKPDNVITLYRNDIVYNNNNFQTIIPNSLNWEEEIKKIKINNQSPFYDYVPVESSHPIYLIYTSGTTGNSKPVVRSNGSNLVGLLYHWNCLSSKVNNDENVVLFSATSVGWVSFHMFFYASLSKGNTFVMFEGGFLKQNNVEDDIWATIEKHNVNIYLALPIVMRYLKKMDPNAERLHSKYDISRLKQVWIGAEVIEKSIQDYIENKLNAESIGLYGQTESGMMYIYEYSSINKTYDTVGIPSPFIKPSILSEDGKELGVNEIGEFSLKLPLPPGFATTFYKNDEQYKKLFSKFPGYYNSGDLGYKDENGYYGIVSRADDQIKISGNKVQLNTIESSILKHPNVIECCSIGINDYDCYKAPIGILVLKKQDSILDFNQLKNEINNIINDDIESYAELKQIIIVNQLPKTKSGKIQRHILSNYLNNNNFKLPDNIENLQLFYNIKDSFIKNSNKNI; encoded by the exons atgTATACATTAAGCCAACCATTCaattatgaaaatgattATAAATTCTCAATAAACACCGACCCAATTTCATTTTGGGATCAAGTAGCCACTAAATATGTTTATTG ggaTAAAATGTATGATAAAGTTTATAGTGGTAATGAAATTTATCCAGATTGGTTTAAAGGTGGTGAATTAAATACatgttataatttattagataGACAAGTTCAGAatccattaaaaaaagatcaagTTGCATTAATTTATGAATGTccatatttaaagaaaactGTAAAATTAacttattatcaattatatgAAAAAGTATGTGAATTTTCAAGAGtacttttgaatttaaatgtttcaaaaaatgataatgttttaatttatatggCAAATACAGTTGAAGCACCAATTGCAATGTTATCATGTGCTCGTATTGGTGCAACTCATTGTGCTTTATTCGATGGTTATTCAGTTAAAAGTTTAATAGATAGAATTGAAACAATTacaccaaaattaataattacaacAAATTTGGGAGTTGGACTTGAtgaaattgttgatattactacaaatttaaaagaagcaattgaattatcaactTTTAAGCCTGACAATGTAATAACACTTTATAGAAATGATattgtttataataataataatttccaaacaataataccaaattcattaaattgggaagaagaaattaaaaaaattaaaattaataatcaatcacCATTTTATGATTATGTACCAGTAGAATCAAGTCATCCaatctatttaatttatacaaGTGGTACAACTGGTAATTCTAAACCAGTTGTAAGAAGTAATGGTAGTAATTTGGTTGGACTTTTATATCATTGGAATTGTTTAAGTTCAAAggttaataatgatgaaaatgtaGTTTTATTTTCTGCAACTAGTGTTGGATGGGTGTCATTCCATATGTTCTTTTAtgcatcattatcaaaaggAAATACATTTGTAATGTTTGAAGGTGGTTtcttaaaacaaaataatgtTGAAGATGACATTTGGGCAACCATTGAAAAACATAATGTAAACATTTATTTAGCATTACCAATTGTAATGAGATATCTTAAGAAAATGGATCCCAATGCTGAAAGATTACATTCAAAATATGATATATCACGTTTAAAGCAAGTTTGGATTGGTGCTGAAgttattgaaaaatcaattcaagattatattgaaaataaattaaatgctGAATCAATTGGTTTATATGGTCAAACTGAAAGTGGAATGATGTATATTTATGAATATTCaagtataaataaaacatatgATACAGTAGGTATACCATCACCATTTATTAAACCATCAATATTATCTGAAGATGGTAAAGAGTTGGGTGttaatgaaattggtgaATTCTCTCTcaaattaccattaccacctGGATTTGCGActacattttataaaaatgatgaacaatataaaaaattattttcaaaatttccAGGTTATTATAATTCTGGTGATTTAGGTtataaagatgaaaatggATATTATGGTATTGTTTCAAGAGCTGatgatcaaattaaaattagtgGTAATAAAGTTCAACTAAATACAATTGAATCATCAATTTTGAAACATCCAAATGTTATTGAATGTTGTTCAATTGGTATTAATGATTATGATTGTTATAAAGCACCAATTGGTatattggttttaaaaaaacaagattcaattttagatttcaatcaattaaaaaatgaaattaataatattattaatgatgatattgaaagTTATGCTGAACTAAAACAAATTATCATTGTAAATCAATTACCAAAAACTAAAAGTGGTAAAATTCAAAGACATATACTttctaattatttaaataacaataattttaaattaccagataatattgaaaatcttcaattattttataacaTAAAAGattcttttattaaaaactcaaataaaaatatttaa